One Tripterygium wilfordii isolate XIE 37 chromosome 10, ASM1340144v1, whole genome shotgun sequence DNA segment encodes these proteins:
- the LOC120006999 gene encoding zinc finger protein CONSTANS-LIKE 2-like, whose product MKSCELCKTPATTYCESDQASLCWNCDAKVHGANFLVARHSRTLLCRACQSPTPWKASGARLGSTVSACERCVNGTNEGDEESEAGNDDDLDTEDEDLDHEEEVDVQDEDGDNQVVPWSSSTTPPPAASSSSSEDSVTRISGSDTVAFESINSFTLKRVRENDSDLRFQEEEFNCSSSRLNYVSPLTAQAHQSKNYGEATSGGSTRRRRNQGAEQDTQLKDQDRAGSRSM is encoded by the exons ATGAAGAGCTGTGAGCTTTGCAAGACTCCGGCGACGACTTACTGCGAATCAGACCAGGCGAGCCTGTGCTGGAACTGCGACGCGAAAGTTCACGGAGCGAACTTTCTGGTAGCGAGGCACTCGAGGACTCTTCTCTGCCGCGCGTGCCAGTCTCCGACTCCGTGGAAAGCCTCCGGTGCCAGGCTTGGCAGCACTGTTTCCGCGTGCGAGAGATGCGTAAATGGGACGAacgaaggagatgaagagagtgAAGCGGGTAATGATGATGACCTCGATACCGAGGATGAAGATCTTGATCACGAAGAGGAGGTTGATGTTCAAGATGAGGATGGTGATAATCAAGTGGTGCCGTGGTCTTCTTCCACAACACCGCCTCCGGCTGCGAGTTCCTCAAGCAGCGAAGATTCGGTTACCAGGATCTCTGGTTCTGACACGGTAGCTTTTGAATCAATAAACAGTTTCACTTTGAAGAGAGTGCGAGAGAATGATTCCGATCTTCGCTTTCAG GAGGAGGAATTCAACTGTTCATCTTCTCGTCTAAATTACGTATCGCCGTTGACAGCTCAGGCACATCAGTCAAAAAATTACGGCGAAGCTACCTCTGGCGGCTCCACAAGGCGTCGTAGAAATCAAGGGGCTGAGCAAGATACGCAGTTGAAAGATCAGGATCGGGCCGGGTCGAGATCCATGTAA
- the LOC120007009 gene encoding frataxin, mitochondrial-like: MASKLLSMRRLSRIVKSRCPSLPYPSSSVQRSRALRPEASVSLLVISNTDVFPSSSSSRNFCSRPFNLDDAEGPATIDYRSLLQEEDFQRLADLTIHDLQEKLEEYGDDVQIDGFDVDYGSDVLTVKLGALGTYVLNKQTPNRQIWLSSPVSGPSRFDWDKDVQTWVYRRTGAKLYEVLESELKQLCDEPISLSFS, encoded by the exons ATGGCTTCAAAGCTGCTTTCCATGAGAAGATTATCAAGAATTGTTAAATCTCGATGTCCTTCTCTACCTTATCCTTCTTCTTCAGTTCAGAGATCTCGCGCTTTGCGTCCTGAAGCTTCTGTTAGTCTCCTTGTTATATCAAACACTGATGTCTTTCCTTCGTCTTCCTCTTCCAGAAACTTCTGCTCTCGTCCTTTCAATCTCGACGACGCCGAAGGCCCTGCCACCATTGATTACCG TTCTCTTCTGCAGGAGGAAGATTTTCAAAGACTAGCTGATTTGACAATCCATGACCTGCAAGAGAAACTTGAG GAATATGGTGATGATGTCCAAATTGATGGATTTGACGTAGACTACGGG AGTGATGTTTTAACTGTAAAGCTTGGGGCTTTGGGCACTTATGTGTTGAACAAACAAACTCCAAATAGACAAATTTGGTTGTCTTCCCCAGTGAG TGGTCCATCCAGGTTTGATTGGGATAAAGACGTTCAAACTTGGGTTTATAGGAGAACAGGAGCAAAATTGTATGAAGTACTTGAAAGTGAGTTGAAGCAACTATGCGACGAACCTATCAGCCTCAGCTTTTCTTGA
- the LOC120007559 gene encoding uncharacterized protein LOC120007559 codes for MFRFSCFHAHANNSHKPKKMVQPSSETVHKTLQDIPQIQAPKPSSDYTVLNSSAQPCSPTGDCSHHVTSSPISVERGWKSEEIKGKLTPERDTGFLSKGRLMKSQSLGSGLCLEGRNHGDNNTEDETDQEFSSSVLPEGSRDPGVSPSSEHRMGMNSDSIHISSDHVDNIAIFSIGDTQHLEKGGQETSDNVLSGEHANDSGDPSPRSPLVIVKSHSLCNLGHLSPTSGKCSPFKPLVQQSRSSDDLHVLNTRQKEISTHEFEARILQEQEYEKEHETDKNNFEASVDDGYNSYNYSAVAKDWIIPATNEVFGKNIQGESSFERWQEFPSKNFKIKRIEEWVNDLQYCSPLEEANESSPCNNQVNGDSTVSNGLTTSKVDSRVTPSMEAAKRYISSLSAFATTAQLSNHGLVVIPFLSTFVSLRALNLSGNAIVRITAGALPRGLHVLNLSKNSITTIEGLRELTRLRVLDLSYNRILRIGHGLASCSSLKELYLAGNKISEVEGLHRLLKLTVLDLRFNKISTAKCLGQLAANYNSLQAISLEGNPAQKNVGDEQLKKTLQGLLPHLVYFNRQPIKVSTLKDVADRAVRLGISARQGDRGLRLENKGTRKAGHGLAAQRPSSSSTLGRKSQAVVSPKRSRGRRVRLPPPPSGTKATTGDQHHHYDFGDRLLNLKSELSIRRSRSEGTLGAL; via the exons ATGTTTAGGTTTTCATGCTTCCACGCTCATGCAAATAATTCTCACAAGCCAAAG AAAATGGTTCAGCCATCTAGTGAAACAGTGCATAAGACTTTGCAAGATATTCCCCAAATTCAAGCTCCCAAGCCATCATCTGATTATACTGTTTTAAACTCATCAGCACAACCTTGTAGTCCAACTGGAGACTGCAGTCATCATGTCACAAGTTCACCAATTTCGGTTGAACGTGGCTGGAAATCAGAGGAAATTAAGGGCAAACTCACTCCGGAGAGAGATACTGGGTTCCTTTCAAAGGGCCGTCTTATGAAAAGCCAGTCTCTTGGAAGTGGACTATGCCTGGAGGGGAGAAATCATGGTGACAACAATACCGAGGATGAGACAGATCAAGAATTCTCTTCTAGCGTGCTACCAGAAGGCAGTAGGGATCCAGGAGTAAGCCCCAGCAGTGAGCATCGAATGGGCATGAACTCGGATTCTATCCACATAAGTTCTGATCATGTTGATAATATAGCAATCTTCTCAATTGGAGATACTCAGCATTTGGAGAAAGGTGGCCAGGAAACTTCTGATAACGTCTTATCTGGTGAGCATGCTAATGATTCAGGTGACCCCTCACCTCGCAGCCCTCTTGTCATCGTCAAATCTCATTCTTTGTGCAACCTTGGTCACTTGTCACCCACTTCTGGAAAATGTTCTCCTTTCAAACCGTTAGTGCAGCAGTCGAGATCTTCTGATGACCTACATGTTTTAAATACGAGGCAGAAAGAAATTTCCACCCATGAGTTTGAAGCACGGATACTTCAAGAGCAAGAATATGAAAAGGAGCATGAAACTGATAAAAACAACTTTGAAGCTTCTGTTGATGATGGTTATAATTCCTATAATTATTCTGCTGTTGCTAAGGACTGGATAATACCAGCCACCAATGAGGTATTTGGAAAGAACATCCAAGGTGAATCTTCCTTTGAGCGGTGGCAAGAGTTTCCAAGCAAGAATTTTAAGATCAAGCGCATTGAGGAGTGGGTTAATGATCTTCAATACTGTAGCCCACTTGAAGAGGCTAATGAATCTTCCCCTTGTAACAATCAGGTGAATGGAGATTCAACTGTCTCTAATGGTCTGACCACTTCAAAAGTGGATAGTAGGGTCACGCCTAGCATGGAAGCTGCCAAAagatacatttcttctttgagtGCCTTTGCAACCACAGCTCAGTTGTCAAATCATGGGTTGGTAGTGATTCCATTTCTTAGTACATTTGTAAGTCTGAGGGCACTTAATTTGTCAGGGAATGCCATAG TGAGAATTACTGCGGGTGCACTACCTCGTGGACTTCATGTTTTGAATCTGTCAAAAAACAGCATCACCACCATTGAGGGGTTACGTGAACTTACTCGACTTCGCGTGCTGGATTTGAGCTACAATCGGATATTGAGAATAGGACACG GTCTGGCTTCTTGTTCCTCTCTCAAAGAGTTATACCTGGCTGGAAACAAGATTAGCGAGGTGGAGGGGCTTCATCGTCTCTTAAAACTGACTGTGCTGGATCTGCGCTTCAATAAGATTTCTACAGCCAAATGTCTTGGCCAGCTTGCTGCTAACTACAATTCCTTGCAAGCAATCAGCTTGGAAGGAAACCCAGCCCAGAAGAATGTTGGAGATGAACAACTGAAGAAAACTTTGCAAGGCCTTCTTCCACATCTGGTTTATTTTAATCGGCAGCCTATTAAAGTCAGCACTTTAAAGGATGTTGCAGACAGAGCAGTTCGACTTGGAATTAGTGCTCGTCAAGGTGATCGTGGCCTTAGATTAGAAAACAAGGGTACGAGGAAAGCTGGCCATGGTCTAGCTGCACAACggccatcatcttcttcaactcTTGGTCGTAAAAGTCAAGCTGTCGTGTCACCAAAACGATCCAGAGGCAGGCGTGTCCGCCTACCCCCACCTCCAAGTGGTACGAAAGCAACCACAGGGGATCAGCATCACCACTATGATTTTGGCGACAGACTTCTTAACCTCAAGTCAGAGTTATCAATTCGAAGGAGTCGAAGTGAAGGAACATTGGGAGCACTCTGA